In Aminobacterium sp. MB27-C1, a single genomic region encodes these proteins:
- the arsM gene encoding arsenite methyltransferase, with the protein MSEQAKQKSSDEIRSKVRERYAKIAQNPNMQSGCACCSGSSSCCSTSPETLISKELGYSSEELSVTPEGSNMGLGCGNPQESAELQAGEVVLDLGSGGGFDCFLAAQVVGENGHVIGVDMTPEMVSKSRVMAEEEGYSNVEFRLGEIEHLPVADASIDVVISNCVINLSPEKEQVFSEIYRVLRKNGRVAIADVIALQELPQEIKNNLDAYSGCVAGAITVQEVEEILKRVGFKSFKITIKEESQEYIKDWFPESGVEKFVRSAYVEAVK; encoded by the coding sequence ATGTCTGAACAGGCAAAACAAAAAAGTTCCGATGAAATTCGAAGTAAAGTTCGTGAACGATATGCGAAGATCGCTCAAAACCCAAATATGCAATCGGGATGTGCATGTTGCAGCGGTTCCTCTTCCTGTTGCTCAACGTCACCTGAGACTCTTATTTCTAAAGAATTAGGATATTCTTCAGAAGAACTTTCTGTTACTCCAGAAGGCTCAAATATGGGGCTCGGCTGTGGCAACCCCCAAGAGAGTGCAGAGTTACAAGCTGGCGAAGTCGTTTTAGACTTAGGAAGCGGCGGCGGTTTTGACTGCTTTTTAGCAGCCCAAGTTGTCGGTGAGAATGGACATGTGATAGGGGTCGATATGACTCCTGAAATGGTCAGCAAATCCCGCGTAATGGCTGAAGAAGAGGGATATTCCAATGTTGAGTTCAGACTTGGGGAAATAGAACATCTACCTGTGGCTGATGCTTCTATTGATGTCGTTATTTCAAACTGTGTTATTAATCTCTCCCCAGAAAAAGAGCAGGTATTTTCAGAAATATATCGTGTTCTTCGAAAAAATGGGCGTGTAGCTATTGCAGATGTCATAGCATTACAAGAACTTCCCCAAGAAATAAAAAATAATTTAGATGCTTATAGTGGCTGTGTCGCAGGAGCTATTACTGTTCAAGAAGTAGAAGAAATATTAAAACGTGTTGGTTTTAAAAGTTTTAAAATTACTATAAAAGAAGAGAGCCAAGAGTATATAAAAGATTGGTTTCCTGAAAGCGGCGTAGAAAAATTTGTCCGCTCCGCGTATGTTGAAGCAGTAAAATAA
- a CDS encoding MarR family winged helix-turn-helix transcriptional regulator, with protein sequence MLHQTQDLAILIEDIVWQFSGKSFNEECCGNLSYGEYRALYFIYQHGNISISELSEKLVLTKSGGTRLVNRLEEKEYAERKRNSRDGRVCCVGLTAKGEGMAQSLHQSFISRIDNTLKTLDDPLRDVVIAGFKIFKKALSENDENNI encoded by the coding sequence ATGTTACATCAAACCCAAGATCTGGCAATTTTAATAGAAGACATTGTCTGGCAATTTAGCGGAAAAAGCTTCAACGAAGAGTGTTGTGGCAATCTTTCTTATGGGGAATATCGAGCTCTCTATTTCATTTACCAACACGGGAACATTTCTATATCCGAATTATCAGAAAAACTTGTTCTCACAAAAAGTGGGGGGACTCGCCTTGTAAACAGACTTGAAGAGAAAGAATACGCCGAAAGAAAACGGAACTCAAGGGATGGACGCGTTTGCTGCGTAGGTTTGACAGCCAAGGGGGAAGGAATGGCACAATCACTTCATCAATCTTTTATTTCACGTATCGATAACACATTAAAAACTTTAGATGACCCTCTTCGTGACGTAGTTATTGCCGGATTTAAGATTTTCAAGAAAGCACTCTCAGAAAATGACGAAAATAATATTTGA
- a CDS encoding AI-2E family transporter, with the protein MSSPFEKDNGQDTKEKVPFIGRYGIRSQIFFLGFLSIVAGGMVLRFARGVVMPLVVAWLLSYIFKPIIQTLERKKIPPILSITALVAIFLGLCLLGFTFLYRRLVPFVNAFPSYYDQFLVLVEEIGKANDIPTDLLFEFDWGSRLTTWLLTLPGTAISLVSNLFLVIVFLIFILLGSPASSGKLKRAFSPGTAYRFQHIIDKISKQIGRYLATAVIISSLTGVAVWLALKFIGVDFSVNWGVLAFLLNFIPYIGSILASIPPILVALVKFYPDFTPAIITSIALLTIQVGIGNILAPKVMGDALDINPIIVLVSLLFWGWLWGGVGAVLAVPIAVVIKIVCENVPSLRPVAIIMSSK; encoded by the coding sequence ATGAGTTCTCCTTTTGAAAAAGACAACGGCCAAGATACAAAAGAAAAAGTTCCATTTATTGGTCGATATGGTATACGAAGTCAGATATTTTTCTTGGGCTTTTTAAGTATTGTTGCTGGTGGCATGGTATTACGCTTTGCTAGAGGCGTTGTAATGCCTCTCGTTGTCGCTTGGTTGCTTTCGTATATTTTTAAACCGATTATCCAGACACTTGAGCGCAAAAAAATACCGCCCATCCTTTCGATTACGGCCCTAGTAGCCATCTTCCTTGGACTCTGCCTACTAGGTTTTACCTTCTTATATAGGCGTCTGGTACCTTTCGTAAATGCTTTTCCCTCGTACTACGACCAGTTTTTAGTTCTCGTAGAAGAGATTGGCAAAGCTAATGATATCCCTACAGATTTACTCTTTGAATTTGACTGGGGGAGTCGTCTCACGACGTGGCTTCTGACCCTGCCTGGAACAGCTATTTCTCTCGTGAGCAATTTGTTTCTGGTTATTGTCTTTCTTATTTTTATTTTACTGGGGTCTCCCGCTTCATCTGGGAAGCTTAAAAGAGCATTCTCTCCAGGAACTGCCTATCGATTTCAACATATTATTGATAAAATTTCTAAACAAATAGGGCGTTATTTGGCAACAGCCGTCATTATAAGTTCTTTGACAGGAGTCGCTGTCTGGTTGGCTCTCAAGTTTATAGGCGTTGATTTCTCTGTAAACTGGGGTGTGTTAGCCTTCTTGCTTAACTTTATTCCCTACATCGGTTCTATATTGGCATCAATTCCCCCCATTCTGGTTGCATTGGTAAAGTTTTATCCTGACTTCACACCTGCCATCATAACGAGCATTGCTTTGTTGACTATCCAGGTTGGTATCGGAAATATTTTAGCTCCCAAAGTTATGGGAGATGCTCTCGATATAAATCCTATTATCGTGCTTGTCTCCCTTCTTTTCTGGGGCTGGCTGTGGGGCGGCGTAGGTGCTGTTTTGGCTGTTCCTATTGCTGTGGTTATAAAGATCGTGTGCGAAAATGTTCCTTCTCTTCGTCCCGTAGCAATTATCATGTCATCGAAATAA
- a CDS encoding DMT family transporter: protein MNILGVFYSLLVAFVWGSAPIIYRYCINNSSALKMQAIRSIGFLGCGLIIALISPNVLHVASHSALMVSIGGLSALLIGDSLFFHGIRLIGPGTATAITGTYPFFASVAAILFLGERATTATIVGTFCIFVGLVVFRMKREEPKQKSLQGVLLSLFAAFFWSVNFVLTRWGMTIGDISPHALVFWQSISFFIAIWICWGISWQRNNRQEPLFRMPLKNMVMMITVGVLSMGLGGFLTSEAMRYAPASVVTPITASSPLFAAFWGRLLYREPILIPQWIGIVLILTGGVAINFG, encoded by the coding sequence GTGAATATACTTGGAGTTTTTTATAGCCTTCTCGTCGCTTTTGTATGGGGAAGCGCACCAATCATTTATCGTTATTGCATCAACAATAGTTCTGCGTTGAAAATGCAAGCTATACGCAGTATTGGTTTTCTGGGATGTGGACTCATTATTGCTCTTATCTCTCCAAATGTGCTGCATGTAGCTTCACATTCTGCTCTTATGGTTTCAATAGGTGGGCTCTCCGCTCTTCTTATTGGTGACTCACTTTTTTTCCATGGGATTAGACTTATAGGTCCCGGTACAGCGACAGCCATTACAGGTACCTATCCGTTTTTTGCAAGTGTTGCTGCAATACTTTTCCTTGGCGAAAGGGCAACTACAGCTACTATTGTCGGTACCTTCTGTATCTTTGTAGGGCTTGTAGTCTTTCGAATGAAACGAGAGGAGCCAAAACAAAAATCTCTACAGGGAGTTCTTTTATCTCTTTTTGCAGCATTCTTTTGGAGTGTTAACTTTGTTTTGACCCGTTGGGGAATGACTATCGGAGATATTTCTCCCCACGCTCTTGTTTTTTGGCAATCGATATCTTTTTTCATAGCCATTTGGATATGTTGGGGTATTTCTTGGCAAAGAAACAATCGCCAGGAACCATTATTCAGGATGCCTCTCAAAAATATGGTCATGATGATAACAGTTGGTGTTCTCTCTATGGGATTAGGTGGTTTTCTTACATCAGAAGCAATGCGATATGCTCCGGCATCTGTCGTTACTCCCATTACCGCTTCAAGCCCCCTCTTTGCAGCGTTTTGGGGAAGACTTCTCTATAGAGAACCTATTCTCATTCCTCAATGGATTGGAATTGTTCTGATTCTTACAGGTGGAGTAGCCATCAACTTTGGGTAA
- a CDS encoding pyrroline-5-carboxylate reductase, protein MKIGFIGSGLICEIITQNILNSGLVKAEDIHITDIFKARENEMHERYGLTVAASKIDVIKAADIVFVCVRSDNAMDLAGELREIQPDFSNKVLISISSGIPMKLYGDIFPDLAIARALPNPPSRIGHGVVAVAFNKNVSDEQKAMLMQLFDSMGKAYMLDEEKINVATATTGPAPVYAFFQAMVESALLLGIDYKSASHMAFGTVEGCLKVWERQIDDIAGLLRETSTPGGISVRQLYALEKRAFKAIVKENYEEGWSRTKAYSDAIRESLKK, encoded by the coding sequence ATGAAAATCGGATTTATTGGTTCTGGTCTCATCTGCGAGATTATCACTCAAAACATTTTGAATAGCGGGCTTGTTAAAGCTGAAGATATTCATATTACAGACATCTTCAAGGCTCGAGAGAACGAAATGCACGAACGCTACGGTCTTACTGTTGCCGCAAGCAAAATTGACGTTATTAAAGCGGCAGATATAGTTTTTGTTTGTGTACGTTCTGACAACGCCATGGATCTTGCCGGGGAACTTCGTGAGATTCAGCCCGATTTCAGCAATAAGGTTCTTATCTCTATCTCTTCTGGTATTCCCATGAAACTCTATGGAGATATCTTCCCTGACCTGGCAATAGCCAGAGCTCTTCCCAACCCTCCCAGCAGAATTGGACATGGGGTTGTTGCTGTCGCTTTTAATAAGAATGTTTCTGATGAGCAGAAAGCAATGTTAATGCAACTTTTCGATTCTATGGGAAAAGCCTACATGCTTGATGAAGAGAAAATCAACGTCGCTACTGCAACTACCGGACCTGCTCCAGTTTATGCATTCTTCCAGGCCATGGTTGAATCAGCACTACTTCTTGGCATTGACTATAAGAGTGCATCACACATGGCATTCGGAACAGTCGAAGGTTGCCTAAAGGTATGGGAACGCCAGATCGACGATATTGCTGGACTTCTTCGTGAGACAAGCACTCCTGGCGGTATTTCTGTTCGTCAGCTTTACGCACTGGAAAAACGGGCTTTCAAAGCCATTGTCAAAGAAAATTACGAGGAAGGCTGGAGCCGCACTAAGGCCTACAGTGATGCAATTAGAGAAAGCTTAAAAAAGTAA
- a CDS encoding MFS transporter, which translates to MDSGYYFLPAYFDGMGFYAGPWLGWIMGAGYGISALSRFFAPAVADRIGLDRSLKVGFTLLLTASLAIAFGPLKVWTVILYKTLLGLGMTLQGVAMIAYQMVMVPEQTRGRDIGLISLGYVLPSLILAPILEWILLKGYPRTYAVILVAIVSGGLLMCYGFKGEQTMPVLSKKETKSASYREIFSMRPILGFMAVMAVFSLVDAMQITFVSLAYERKLIATAFFLPAAITSLMIRTLGGSFLNRFPRRFMAGATTFITAVGIFGTSFATSSFQLIGLGVFFGLGMGVGFPAMTCLIGDLGDDRTRTKLAAIYGLLYSGTFFIMPAVISSIAAYAGYSKAYRLVAIVLIGLNVAAFHWSYRIQKTATSQNIEISEV; encoded by the coding sequence ATGGATAGCGGTTACTATTTTTTGCCTGCATATTTTGATGGAATGGGGTTTTATGCAGGTCCTTGGCTGGGTTGGATAATGGGGGCAGGATATGGGATATCGGCATTATCACGTTTTTTTGCCCCTGCAGTAGCTGATCGAATCGGGCTCGATCGTTCTCTCAAAGTCGGTTTCACTCTATTGCTTACTGCATCTTTGGCAATAGCCTTCGGTCCTCTCAAAGTATGGACCGTCATTTTATATAAAACTCTTTTGGGTTTGGGAATGACTCTTCAGGGAGTCGCAATGATTGCCTATCAAATGGTTATGGTACCTGAACAAACGAGGGGTAGAGATATAGGGCTCATCTCTCTGGGCTATGTTTTACCCTCATTAATCTTAGCCCCTATTCTCGAATGGATTCTCTTAAAGGGATACCCTCGCACCTATGCGGTTATTCTCGTAGCGATTGTTTCAGGTGGCTTACTAATGTGTTATGGCTTTAAGGGCGAACAAACGATGCCCGTTCTTTCAAAAAAAGAGACAAAAAGTGCCAGTTATAGAGAAATATTTTCAATGCGCCCAATTTTAGGTTTTATGGCTGTTATGGCTGTTTTTTCATTGGTAGACGCCATGCAAATAACGTTTGTCTCTCTCGCTTATGAACGAAAGCTTATAGCCACGGCATTCTTTCTTCCAGCTGCAATCACTTCATTGATGATTCGCACCTTGGGAGGATCTTTTCTCAATCGGTTCCCTCGTCGATTTATGGCGGGAGCTACCACATTTATCACTGCTGTGGGTATTTTCGGCACCAGTTTTGCGACATCTTCTTTTCAACTAATAGGTTTAGGGGTTTTTTTCGGTTTAGGCATGGGAGTGGGATTTCCTGCAATGACATGTCTTATTGGAGATTTGGGAGATGATAGAACTCGAACAAAATTGGCAGCCATCTATGGACTACTGTACTCTGGCACCTTCTTTATCATGCCAGCAGTTATAAGCTCAATCGCCGCATATGCGGGATATTCAAAAGCCTACCGTTTGGTGGCAATTGTTTTAATCGGCCTGAATGTTGCTGCTTTCCACTGGAGCTACCGCATACAGAAAACTGCAACTTCACAAAATATAGAAATATCGGAGGTATAA
- a CDS encoding Sapep family Mn(2+)-dependent dipeptidase translates to MKKLDELVLANADNLIKVVQESVRIPSICSEPTSQHPYGEEIANALDHALNVAQSMGFRTTNLNGKVAWAEYGDGEKIVGAMGHLDVVPPGENWSFDPFCGDIVDNHIRGRGTQDDKGPLFSSLFALKALADSHAPLKHRVRIIFGLDEESGQMRDVATYLDSEGPLLMGYTPDGEYPVVNAEKGALKFTGYCSFNNLLPGKIELVSYKGGEGTGSVPAKAKATLSGAKEDLEKASTLLTKEATKNNWPFSLNWEGPLLSFSVTGKAAHATLPGLGVNAIGRLCTLLSLLDIAENYRRFFSFIGENFAFCPDLSTLELAASHPHTGNITCNLATLEGDRDSASFYVGIYIPAQTLSFDDVCSKIAAACLDEHIDLDIKTKIPPLYVSPDNRLIKALSRGYENATGEKSRLLAMCGSTYSKKMPNMVPFGGTFNGEPDFAHGADERVLIDRLLRSTCIMAHALKELAND, encoded by the coding sequence ATGAAAAAACTCGACGAACTTGTGTTGGCAAACGCTGATAATTTAATAAAAGTTGTGCAGGAAAGCGTTCGAATTCCAAGCATATGTTCTGAACCTACATCACAACATCCATATGGAGAAGAAATTGCTAATGCTCTAGATCACGCTTTAAACGTGGCCCAATCTATGGGATTTCGTACTACTAATCTCAACGGGAAAGTTGCTTGGGCAGAATATGGCGATGGAGAAAAAATAGTTGGGGCAATGGGGCATCTCGACGTTGTTCCTCCTGGAGAAAACTGGAGTTTTGATCCTTTTTGTGGAGATATTGTAGACAACCACATACGAGGAAGAGGAACTCAAGATGATAAAGGACCTCTTTTCAGTTCTCTCTTTGCACTAAAAGCTCTCGCTGATTCTCACGCACCGCTAAAGCACAGAGTAAGAATCATTTTCGGTCTAGACGAAGAGAGTGGACAGATGAGAGATGTTGCAACATATCTTGACTCTGAGGGGCCGCTTCTCATGGGCTACACTCCTGATGGAGAGTATCCCGTGGTCAATGCCGAAAAGGGAGCTCTTAAATTTACTGGTTATTGCAGCTTTAATAATCTTCTGCCTGGCAAGATTGAACTTGTCTCTTATAAAGGTGGAGAGGGAACAGGTTCAGTTCCTGCTAAAGCTAAGGCCACTCTCAGCGGAGCAAAAGAAGACCTAGAAAAAGCATCTACACTTCTTACAAAAGAGGCGACAAAGAATAACTGGCCTTTTTCTCTAAACTGGGAAGGACCTCTTCTCAGCTTTTCAGTAACAGGCAAAGCAGCTCATGCTACGTTGCCCGGGTTAGGCGTTAATGCTATTGGTCGTCTCTGCACTCTATTGTCATTATTGGACATTGCGGAAAATTATCGGCGCTTTTTCTCGTTTATTGGTGAAAATTTCGCCTTTTGTCCCGATCTCTCTACATTAGAATTGGCAGCGTCTCATCCTCACACAGGGAATATTACCTGTAACTTAGCTACTCTTGAAGGCGACAGAGATAGCGCCTCTTTTTATGTAGGAATATATATTCCAGCGCAAACACTTTCTTTTGACGACGTTTGCTCTAAGATTGCAGCTGCCTGCCTTGATGAACACATTGATCTTGATATCAAGACAAAGATTCCACCTTTATACGTATCTCCTGATAATCGCTTAATTAAGGCTTTAAGCAGAGGGTATGAAAATGCGACAGGAGAAAAAAGTCGACTGCTTGCTATGTGTGGAAGCACGTACTCCAAAAAGATGCCCAATATGGTTCCTTTCGGTGGAACCTTCAATGGGGAGCCTGACTTTGCCCACGGAGCTGACGAAAGAGTGCTTATAGATAGGTTACTCCGTAGCACGTGTATCATGGCTCATGCTCTTAAGGAATTGGCAAACGATTAG
- a CDS encoding pyrimidine/purine nucleoside phosphorylase: MAEFFDSVKVSIPVNIFFDGKVQSRTLVFPDGSRKTLGVYLPGDYEFHSDGPEKVLMTKGSVEVLFPQDSDWRRINKGEVYMVPQNTKFKVRCSEISEYICDFL, from the coding sequence ATGGCTGAATTCTTTGACTCCGTCAAAGTATCGATACCCGTTAATATTTTCTTTGATGGGAAAGTTCAAAGTCGAACATTAGTTTTTCCAGATGGAAGCAGAAAAACCCTCGGAGTATATCTTCCCGGAGATTACGAATTTCACTCCGATGGTCCTGAAAAGGTTCTTATGACAAAGGGTTCTGTGGAAGTTCTTTTCCCCCAAGACTCTGATTGGAGAAGAATCAATAAAGGTGAAGTGTACATGGTTCCCCAAAATACGAAATTCAAAGTTCGATGCTCGGAGATTTCGGAATATATCTGTGATTTTCTTTAA